A region from the Jaculus jaculus isolate mJacJac1 chromosome 18, mJacJac1.mat.Y.cur, whole genome shotgun sequence genome encodes:
- the Tuba8 gene encoding tubulin alpha-8 chain isoform X1, producing the protein MRECISVHVGQAGVQIGNACWELFCLEHGIQADGTFGTQASKINDDDSFTTFFSETGNGKHVPRAVMVDLEPTVVDEVRAGTYRQLFHPEQLITGKEDAANNYARGHYTVGKESIDLVLDRIRKLTDACSGLQGFLIFHSFGGGTGSGFTSLLMERLSLDYGKKSKLEFAIYPAPQVSTAVVEPYNSILTTHTTLEHSDCAFMVDNEAIYDICRRNLDIERPTYTNLNRLISQIVSSITASLRFDGALNVDLTEFQTNLVPYPRIHFPLVTYAPIISSEKAYHEQLSVAEITSSCFEPNSQMVKCDPRHGKYMACCMLYRGDVVPKDVNVAIAAIKTKRTIQFVDWCPTGFKVGINYQPPTVVPGGDLAKVQRAVCMLSNTTAIAEAWARLDHKFDLMYAKRAFVHWYVGEGMEEGEFSEAREDLAALEKDYEEVGTDSFEEENEGEEF; encoded by the exons CGTGAATGCATATCAGTCCACGTGGGTCAAGCTGGGGTTCAGATTGGCAATGCCTGCTGGGAACTCTTCTGCCTGGAACACGGCATCCAGGCAGATGGCACCTTTGGCACTCAGGCCAGCAAGATCAACGATGATGACTCCTTCACCACCTTCTTCAGTGAGACTGGCAACGGGAAGCACGTGCCCCGGGCCGTCATGGTCGACCTGGAGCCTACTGTCGTAG ATGAAGTCCGGGCTGGAACGTACCGGCAGCTCTTCCATCCAGAGCAGCTGATCACAGGGAAGGAGGACGCAGCTAACAATTACGCACGGGGACACTATACTGTGGGCAAGGAGAGCATTGATCTGGTGCTGGACCGCATCCGCAAGCTG ACAGATGCCTGCTCTGGTTTGCAAGGTTTCCTGATCTTCCACAGCTTTGGTGGGGGCACTGGCTCCGGCTTTACTTCTCTGCTAATGGAACGCCTCTCCCTTGATTATGGCAAGAAATCCAAGCTAGAGTTTGCCATCTACCCAGCACCTCAGGTCTCCACGGCCGTGGTGGAACCCTACAACTCCATCCTGACGACCCATACCACCCTGGAACACTCAGATTGTGCTTTCATGGTTGATAATGAAGCCATCTATGACATCTGCCGCAGGAACCTGGACATCGAACGCCCCACCTATACCAACCTCAACCGCCTTATCAGCCAGATCGTATCCTCCATAACCGCCTCTCTCCGCTTTGATGGAGCCCTCAATGTGGACCTGACggagttccagaccaacctggtgCCCTACCCACGGATCCACTTCCCGCTGGTCACCTATGCGCCCATCATTTCTTCTGAGAAAGCCTACCACGAGCAGCTCTCCGTGGCTGAGATAACCAGCTCCTGCTTTGAGCCCAACAGCCAGATGGTGAAGTGTGACCCGCGGCATGGCAAGTACATGGCCTGCTGCATGCTCTACCGAGGAGATGTGGTGCCCAAGGATGTGAATGTCGCAATTGCTGCCATCAAGACCAAGAGGACCATCCAGTTCGTTGACTGGTGTCCCACGGGCTTCAAG GTGGGCATCAACTACCAGCCTCCTACTGTTGTGCCTGGAGGGGACCTGGCCAAAGTCCAACGGGCTGTTTGCATGCTAAGCAACACAACAGCGATTGCAGAGGCCTGGGCTCGCCTTGACCATAAATTCGACCTCATGTATGCCAAGCGGGCCTTTGTGCATTGGTATGTTggagaaggaatggaggaaggagagttTTCTGAGGCCAGAGAGGACCTGGCCGCCCTGGAGAAGGATTATGAAGAAGTGGGGACTGATTCGTTTGAAGAGGAAAATGAGGGGGAGGAATTTTAA
- the Tuba8 gene encoding tubulin alpha-8 chain isoform X2: MRECISVHVGQAGVQIGNACWELFCLEHGIQADGTFGTQASKINDDDSFTTFFSETGNGKHVPRAVMVDLEPTVVDEVRAGTYRQLFHPEQLITGKEDAANNYARGHYTVGKESIDLVLDRIRKLTDACSGLQGFLIFHSFGGGTGSGFTSLLMERLSLDYGKKSKLEFAIYPAPQVSTAVVEPYNSILTTHTTLEHSDCAFMVDNEAIYDICRRNLDIERPTYTNLNRLISQIVSSITASLRFDGALNVDLTEFQTNLVPYPRIHFPLVTYAPIISSEKAYHEQLSVAEITSSCFEPNSQMVKCDPRHGKYMACCMLYRGDVVPKDVNVAIAAIKTKRTIQFVDWCPTGFKVAPGDCESQDQSS, encoded by the exons CGTGAATGCATATCAGTCCACGTGGGTCAAGCTGGGGTTCAGATTGGCAATGCCTGCTGGGAACTCTTCTGCCTGGAACACGGCATCCAGGCAGATGGCACCTTTGGCACTCAGGCCAGCAAGATCAACGATGATGACTCCTTCACCACCTTCTTCAGTGAGACTGGCAACGGGAAGCACGTGCCCCGGGCCGTCATGGTCGACCTGGAGCCTACTGTCGTAG ATGAAGTCCGGGCTGGAACGTACCGGCAGCTCTTCCATCCAGAGCAGCTGATCACAGGGAAGGAGGACGCAGCTAACAATTACGCACGGGGACACTATACTGTGGGCAAGGAGAGCATTGATCTGGTGCTGGACCGCATCCGCAAGCTG ACAGATGCCTGCTCTGGTTTGCAAGGTTTCCTGATCTTCCACAGCTTTGGTGGGGGCACTGGCTCCGGCTTTACTTCTCTGCTAATGGAACGCCTCTCCCTTGATTATGGCAAGAAATCCAAGCTAGAGTTTGCCATCTACCCAGCACCTCAGGTCTCCACGGCCGTGGTGGAACCCTACAACTCCATCCTGACGACCCATACCACCCTGGAACACTCAGATTGTGCTTTCATGGTTGATAATGAAGCCATCTATGACATCTGCCGCAGGAACCTGGACATCGAACGCCCCACCTATACCAACCTCAACCGCCTTATCAGCCAGATCGTATCCTCCATAACCGCCTCTCTCCGCTTTGATGGAGCCCTCAATGTGGACCTGACggagttccagaccaacctggtgCCCTACCCACGGATCCACTTCCCGCTGGTCACCTATGCGCCCATCATTTCTTCTGAGAAAGCCTACCACGAGCAGCTCTCCGTGGCTGAGATAACCAGCTCCTGCTTTGAGCCCAACAGCCAGATGGTGAAGTGTGACCCGCGGCATGGCAAGTACATGGCCTGCTGCATGCTCTACCGAGGAGATGTGGTGCCCAAGGATGTGAATGTCGCAATTGCTGCCATCAAGACCAAGAGGACCATCCAGTTCGTTGACTGGTGTCCCACGGGCTTCAAG